In a single window of the Flavivirga spongiicola genome:
- a CDS encoding 2-oxoacid:acceptor oxidoreductase subunit alpha, giving the protein MATIQSNKQHEVLEAVIIRFVGDSGDGMQLTGTQFSDTSAMFGNDIATFPNYPAEIRAPQGSLYGVSGFQVHIGSVEISTPGDEVDLLVAMNPAGLKTNLHAVKPGHTIIVDTDAFTKKNLEKAQYDSNPLEDGSLENYRVIEVTMTSLTKEALRDVEGLDNKSITRSKNMFALGMVYWMYDRSTEHTIEFFKKKFKTKPPLIEANTKVLNTGYYFAETLELIPNSYTISPAKMEAGTYRIIMGNTATAWGFLAAAEKSGLELFLGSYPITPASDILHELVKHKHFGVKALQAEDEIAGITSAIGASFAGDLAITTTSGPGLALKGEALGLAMIIEMPLVVVNVQRGGPSTGLPTKTEQSDLLQSLYGRNGESPVIVIAASTPANCFDFAYEAAKLTLEHMTPVILLSDGYIANGSAPWKIKSVSDMPDIKNNIITEPDENWHPYDRDENTLARKWPIPGTLGLEHRVGGLEKDRVSGNVSYVAENHEYMTKIRAEKIKRVQNYIPDIETEFCDSGDLLVIGWGGTYGSLYSAVKQINEQGYTNTGLAHFNYINPLPKNTEAVLKRFKKILVCELNTGQFAKVLKMNFNGFEFLQFNKIQGLPFGNSELIEKFKQLVK; this is encoded by the coding sequence ATGGCTACAATACAATCAAACAAACAGCATGAAGTTCTTGAGGCTGTAATTATTAGATTTGTAGGAGATTCTGGAGATGGTATGCAATTAACAGGGACTCAGTTTTCTGATACTTCCGCAATGTTTGGAAATGATATTGCAACATTTCCTAATTATCCGGCAGAAATAAGAGCACCACAAGGTAGTTTGTATGGGGTTTCAGGTTTTCAAGTGCATATTGGAAGTGTTGAAATTAGTACGCCCGGTGATGAGGTAGATTTATTGGTAGCGATGAATCCTGCTGGTTTAAAAACAAACTTGCATGCTGTAAAACCTGGCCATACTATAATCGTAGATACAGATGCTTTCACAAAAAAGAATTTAGAAAAAGCACAATACGATTCTAACCCTTTAGAAGATGGAAGCCTTGAAAATTATCGAGTCATTGAAGTTACCATGACATCTTTAACCAAAGAAGCTTTAAGAGACGTAGAGGGGTTAGACAATAAAAGTATTACCCGAAGTAAGAATATGTTTGCTTTAGGTATGGTGTACTGGATGTACGATAGATCTACAGAACATACTATTGAATTCTTTAAGAAAAAGTTTAAAACGAAGCCTCCTTTAATAGAGGCCAATACAAAAGTATTAAATACAGGATATTATTTCGCTGAAACTTTGGAGTTAATCCCAAATTCGTATACAATTTCTCCAGCAAAAATGGAAGCTGGTACCTATAGAATTATTATGGGAAATACAGCTACCGCTTGGGGGTTTTTAGCCGCTGCAGAAAAATCGGGGCTCGAGTTGTTCTTAGGGTCTTACCCTATTACACCAGCTTCAGATATATTACATGAACTCGTAAAACACAAACATTTTGGAGTAAAAGCACTTCAAGCTGAAGACGAAATTGCCGGGATAACATCTGCAATAGGAGCATCATTTGCAGGAGATTTAGCAATTACTACAACTTCTGGACCTGGATTGGCATTAAAAGGAGAAGCATTAGGCTTGGCTATGATTATTGAAATGCCATTGGTGGTTGTAAATGTACAACGAGGAGGGCCTTCAACGGGATTGCCGACTAAAACAGAACAGTCAGATTTGCTTCAATCCTTATATGGAAGAAATGGTGAAAGCCCAGTCATTGTAATTGCGGCAAGCACCCCAGCCAATTGTTTCGATTTTGCTTATGAGGCGGCAAAGCTCACATTAGAACATATGACGCCTGTTATATTATTATCTGACGGCTATATCGCCAATGGCTCAGCGCCATGGAAAATAAAATCGGTTAGTGATATGCCAGACATTAAGAATAATATTATTACAGAACCCGATGAAAATTGGCACCCGTATGATAGAGATGAAAATACACTTGCGCGAAAATGGCCAATTCCCGGAACTTTAGGTTTGGAACATCGTGTTGGGGGATTAGAAAAAGATCGAGTGAGTGGTAATGTATCATATGTTGCCGAAAACCATGAGTATATGACTAAGATAAGAGCCGAAAAGATTAAACGTGTTCAGAATTATATTCCAGATATTGAAACCGAATTTTGTGATTCAGGAGATTTATTGGTTATTGGTTGGGGAGGTACTTATGGGTCTTTATATTCAGCAGTTAAACAGATTAATGAACAAGGATATACCAATACTGGGCTTGCACATTTCAATTATATAAATCCGCTACCTAAAAATACAGAAGCCGTTTTAAAACGTTTTAAAAAGATTTTGGTTTGCGAATTAAACACAGGACAGTTTGCTAAAGTGTTAAAAATGAATTTTAACGGATTTGAATTTTTACAATTCAATAAAATACAAGGGCTTCCATTTGGAAATAGTGAACTAATAGAGAAGTTTAAACAATTAGTGAAATAA
- a CDS encoding 4Fe-4S binding protein: protein MSYFSDIYKGIKTLLTGMSVTGKYFLTSRKGAITQQYPDNRATLKMFDRFRGEVIMPHDENNEHACTGCQKCEIACPNGTIEIIWDRGINEETGKKKKKIDKFVYHLSLCTMCGLCIDVCPTDAIEWGQNFENSVYDRTKLTRVLNKPESKLRPGIED from the coding sequence ATGAGTTATTTTTCAGACATATATAAAGGAATAAAGACACTACTCACTGGTATGAGTGTTACAGGAAAGTATTTCTTGACCTCACGAAAGGGAGCTATTACACAACAGTACCCAGATAATAGAGCGACGTTGAAAATGTTTGATCGTTTTCGTGGAGAAGTCATCATGCCTCATGATGAAAATAATGAACATGCATGTACAGGCTGTCAGAAATGTGAGATAGCGTGCCCTAATGGAACGATTGAAATTATTTGGGATAGAGGTATTAATGAAGAGACTGGTAAAAAGAAAAAGAAGATAGATAAGTTTGTGTATCATTTAAGCTTGTGTACGATGTGCGGTTTATGCATTGATGTTTGCCCAACCGATGCTATAGAATGGGGGCAAAATTTCGAAAACTCGGTTTATGACAGAACAAAACTAACCCGGGTTTTAAATAAACCTGAATCTAAATTGAGACCTGGAATAGAAGATTAA
- a CDS encoding NADH-quinone oxidoreductase subunit C: protein MMTNEALQHLIGGWFPNPEADSVSDVKQHAETDEVLDENREPSKPINPSLLEFTEEGSQFLNITVQPEQFYALMAKLKTNEETHFDYLFCLSGVDWGEELGVVYHLESTVHRHTIVVKVKTEDRENPNFDSVYNIWATAEFHEREVFDFFGIKFNNHPNLKRLFLTENWEGFPLRKDYVDEINMVIK, encoded by the coding sequence ATGATGACAAACGAAGCATTACAACATTTAATTGGTGGCTGGTTTCCAAATCCGGAAGCGGATAGCGTGTCTGATGTTAAACAGCATGCCGAAACGGATGAAGTTTTAGACGAAAATAGGGAGCCGTCAAAACCAATTAATCCTAGCCTTTTGGAATTTACAGAAGAAGGCTCTCAGTTTTTAAACATTACAGTACAACCTGAACAATTTTATGCCTTAATGGCCAAGTTAAAAACGAACGAAGAAACTCATTTTGATTATTTGTTTTGTCTAAGTGGTGTTGATTGGGGGGAAGAACTAGGCGTTGTGTATCATTTAGAGTCTACAGTTCATAGGCATACAATTGTTGTAAAAGTTAAAACAGAAGATAGAGAAAATCCAAACTTCGATTCGGTTTATAATATTTGGGCAACCGCCGAATTTCATGAACGTGAAGTGTTCGATTTTTTTGGAATAAAATTTAATAATCACCCTAATTTAAAACGACTTTTTTTAACAGAAAACTGGGAGGGTTTTCCGCTAAGAAAAGATTATGTAGATGAAATTAACATGGTTATAAAATAA
- a CDS encoding NADH-quinone oxidoreductase subunit D: protein MESTPINSSFKTEPYQINMGPQHPATHGVLNLLLTIDGEIIKKVEPDLGYIHRSIEKMCERDSYQQIVHLTDRMDYLSSNINNEAVCLAVENALQLEIPERVKVIRTIIGELTRISSHCLWWGVMGMDVGALTTYFYGFRDREMLNDIFEETCGARLTMNYNVPGGLMLDIHPNFVKRVKKFVTHFKTKIPEYDRLLTENVIFQKRTKGVGILSKEDAISFGVSGPVARASGVSCDVRKYHPYSALDKVTFKECLKTEGDTFARYQVRIMELWESLSIVEQLIDDIPEGEHRVTTNAVIKLPKGEFYQKVETARGELGVYIISTGTKNPYRLKFRSPGFSNLSALNHMAVGGKIGDLVATMATLDLVIPDIDR from the coding sequence ATGGAGTCAACGCCTATAAATAGTAGTTTTAAAACGGAACCATACCAAATTAATATGGGGCCTCAACATCCTGCAACGCATGGGGTTTTAAATCTTCTATTAACAATTGATGGTGAAATTATTAAAAAAGTGGAACCAGATTTAGGCTATATACATCGTTCTATTGAAAAAATGTGCGAACGGGATAGCTATCAGCAAATTGTTCATCTCACCGATAGAATGGATTATTTGTCATCTAATATAAATAATGAAGCCGTTTGTTTAGCCGTTGAAAACGCCTTGCAGTTAGAAATTCCAGAACGGGTAAAAGTGATTAGAACCATTATTGGAGAGCTGACCAGAATTTCATCGCACTGTTTGTGGTGGGGTGTCATGGGAATGGATGTTGGTGCGTTAACTACCTATTTTTATGGCTTTAGGGATCGTGAAATGCTTAATGATATTTTTGAAGAAACTTGTGGTGCGCGATTGACTATGAACTATAATGTTCCAGGTGGATTAATGCTTGATATTCATCCAAATTTTGTAAAACGAGTTAAAAAATTTGTAACGCATTTTAAAACAAAGATTCCTGAATATGACAGGCTATTAACTGAAAATGTCATTTTTCAAAAAAGAACAAAAGGCGTTGGAATACTATCAAAAGAAGATGCCATTTCTTTTGGAGTATCAGGCCCTGTTGCTCGTGCTTCTGGGGTTTCATGCGATGTTAGGAAATATCACCCTTATAGTGCTTTAGATAAAGTTACATTTAAAGAATGCTTAAAAACTGAAGGCGATACATTTGCACGTTACCAGGTTCGAATTATGGAATTGTGGGAATCGTTGTCAATTGTAGAACAACTTATAGATGATATTCCAGAAGGAGAGCACCGTGTGACTACAAATGCAGTCATTAAATTACCAAAAGGAGAATTTTATCAAAAAGTGGAAACAGCGAGAGGAGAACTTGGAGTTTATATAATAAGTACAGGAACTAAAAACCCGTATCGATTAAAATTCCGCTCACCAGGATTCTCAAATTTATCAGCATTAAATCATATGGCAGTAGGTGGTAAAATTGGAGATTTAGTTGCTACAATGGCGACACTGGATTTGGTGATTCCAGATATAGATAGATAA
- a CDS encoding NADH-quinone oxidoreductase subunit J family protein, translating to MEKIIFYSLALVMIVSAIASVSSRKMLRSVIYLLFTLVGVAGIFFLIDYNFLAAVELTVYAGGIIVLMIFSVLLVHHIEMKLEVAKLSKRILVAIVCAIGAGVFISTIYSYDFKEVSIATTTTTTQIGTGLLSYKAGGFILPFEVISVLLLAAMIGAIIIAKGKKLDDVRRKTEERG from the coding sequence ATGGAAAAAATTATATTTTATAGTTTGGCATTGGTAATGATTGTTTCAGCAATTGCCTCGGTTAGTAGTCGAAAAATGCTACGGTCTGTCATCTACTTATTATTTACACTTGTTGGTGTTGCTGGAATATTCTTTTTAATTGATTATAATTTTCTTGCAGCCGTTGAACTTACTGTATATGCAGGAGGAATTATAGTGCTTATGATTTTTTCTGTACTCCTTGTGCATCACATTGAGATGAAATTAGAAGTGGCAAAACTTTCAAAACGTATACTGGTAGCTATAGTATGTGCTATTGGAGCTGGTGTATTTATTTCAACAATTTATTCATATGATTTTAAGGAGGTAAGTATTGCCACAACAACGACCACGACTCAAATAGGTACTGGCTTATTAAGCTATAAAGCAGGAGGCTTTATTTTGCCTTTTGAGGTTATTAGTGTGCTCCTATTAGCTGCTATGATTGGAGCTATTATTATAGCCAAAGGAAAGAAACTGGATGATGTAAGACGGAAGACTGAAGAGAGAGGTTAA
- a CDS encoding 2-oxoacid:ferredoxin oxidoreductase subunit beta: protein METTTEKKYTFKDFASDQEVRWCPGCDDYVILRAMQKALPEMGVKKEDVVFISGIGCSSRFPYYMNTYGMHSIHGRAPAIATGVKLANPDLSVWVITGDGDSMAIGGNHFIHVLRRNVNLNVILFNNEIYGLTKGQFSPTSLVGQKTKSSPYGNTQQPFSPGELAIGAQARFFARIGGNTPKEMTQIFIDCEKFKGTSLIEVLQNCPIFNDGCFDEFTDKKVREDKQLHVEHGKPMIFGKERDKGLVLNGLKLEVVTIGENGIEQEDLLVHNAKEEDPTMHQMLVRLRYPLVTGIIRSFDDVTLEERKDVQTKEVKANSKFRKTDDLFFAGDIYKVD, encoded by the coding sequence ATGGAAACTACAACAGAAAAAAAATATACGTTTAAAGATTTTGCAAGTGATCAAGAGGTAAGATGGTGTCCTGGTTGCGACGATTATGTGATTTTGAGAGCCATGCAAAAAGCACTTCCAGAAATGGGCGTTAAAAAAGAAGATGTCGTTTTTATTTCTGGTATTGGGTGTTCATCACGATTCCCTTATTATATGAATACCTATGGCATGCATAGTATACATGGAAGAGCTCCAGCAATTGCAACGGGTGTTAAATTAGCAAACCCAGACTTGAGTGTATGGGTAATCACTGGTGATGGAGACTCCATGGCAATTGGTGGCAACCACTTTATTCATGTATTACGTAGAAATGTAAATTTGAATGTTATATTATTCAATAACGAAATTTATGGCTTGACTAAAGGTCAATTCTCGCCAACATCTTTGGTAGGGCAAAAAACAAAATCATCGCCTTATGGTAATACACAGCAACCGTTTTCTCCAGGTGAGTTAGCTATAGGTGCGCAAGCACGATTCTTTGCTAGAATAGGAGGAAATACCCCTAAAGAAATGACTCAAATTTTTATTGATTGTGAAAAATTTAAGGGGACGTCTTTAATAGAAGTATTGCAAAATTGTCCGATTTTTAATGATGGCTGTTTTGATGAGTTCACAGACAAGAAAGTAAGAGAGGATAAACAATTACATGTTGAGCATGGTAAACCCATGATATTTGGAAAAGAACGAGATAAAGGTTTAGTGTTAAATGGGCTAAAATTAGAGGTAGTGACCATTGGTGAAAACGGCATAGAGCAAGAAGACCTTTTAGTTCATAATGCCAAAGAAGAAGACCCAACAATGCACCAAATGTTGGTCCGATTAAGGTATCCGCTAGTTACAGGGATTATTAGAAGTTTTGATGACGTGACTTTGGAAGAACGGAAAGATGTCCAAACAAAAGAGGTTAAGGCAAATTCGAAATTTAGAAAAACAGACGATTTGTTTTTTGCTGGTGATATATATAAAGTTGATTAA
- a CDS encoding NADH-quinone oxidoreductase subunit B, translating into MGVDKTNQPDRIPEDFPGKVIPAGNGANVVVTSLDKIINWGRANSLWSLYFGTSCCAIEMMQTGASRHDYSRFGFEVARPSPRQADLIIIAGTIVNKMAPVLRRLYDQMAEPKYVIAMGACAISGGPFFYNTYSVVKGADHVIPVDVYVPGCPPRPEALLEGMLMLQDKIRTENMKQKINPIEGFDEGLYNK; encoded by the coding sequence ATGGGAGTAGACAAAACGAATCAACCAGATAGAATACCTGAAGATTTTCCAGGAAAAGTTATTCCTGCGGGAAATGGCGCTAATGTTGTTGTGACTTCACTGGACAAAATAATAAATTGGGGACGTGCAAATTCACTGTGGTCATTGTATTTTGGCACGAGTTGTTGCGCCATAGAAATGATGCAAACGGGAGCCTCGAGACATGATTATTCAAGATTTGGTTTTGAAGTCGCCAGACCTTCTCCCAGACAAGCCGATTTAATAATTATTGCCGGAACTATTGTCAATAAAATGGCACCAGTATTACGGCGTTTGTATGATCAAATGGCTGAGCCAAAATATGTAATAGCCATGGGAGCTTGTGCCATTTCTGGAGGACCGTTTTTTTATAATACCTACTCGGTAGTTAAAGGAGCAGACCACGTTATTCCTGTTGATGTTTACGTGCCAGGTTGTCCACCACGACCAGAGGCATTACTGGAAGGCATGTTGATGCTTCAGGATAAAATACGAACAGAAAACATGAAACAAAAAATCAACCCTATTGAAGGGTTTGATGAAGGTTTATATAATAAATGA
- a CDS encoding four helix bundle protein, producing MESKFKFEKLKIWNKAMDLSDDIDRLTESFPKKELYNLSSQIRRASDSIALNISEGSIGQSNPEQRKFLGYAIRSLAEVVTCLHKAKRRNYIVEKEFDNFYEESFHLMNMMISFRNKL from the coding sequence GTGGAGAGTAAATTTAAATTTGAGAAATTAAAAATATGGAATAAGGCTATGGATTTGAGTGATGATATAGATAGGTTAACTGAGAGTTTTCCGAAAAAAGAATTATATAACCTATCATCACAAATAAGACGTGCCTCAGATTCCATTGCATTAAATATATCCGAAGGATCTATTGGACAATCAAATCCAGAACAAAGAAAGTTTTTAGGATATGCTATTCGTTCATTAGCTGAAGTGGTAACGTGTTTACACAAAGCCAAAAGGAGGAATTATATTGTAGAAAAAGAGTTTGACAACTTTTATGAAGAATCATTTCATTTAATGAATATGATGATTTCATTTAGAAATAAATTATAA
- the nuoH gene encoding NADH-quinone oxidoreductase subunit NuoH → MNIIKNIHDWLFSIMPEGVANIVEMVLIGVAYLTFFAIAGLFLVLMERRVAAWFQLRIGPNRVGYQGLLQTMADALKLVSKELTGTVKADKFLYNLAPYFVIISALMALAVMPFTQEIQAFDINIGIFFLIAISSIGVIGILLGGWASNNKFALIGAMRSGVQTISYELSIGLSLLTMILMTGSLQLSEIVTVQKSGWLIIQGHIPAVIAFMIYMIAGTAETNRAPFDMVEAESELGAGFHTEYSGMKFAYFFLAEFINMFIIAAIATTIFFGAWLSPFGITESIPWLGVFWFMGKTLILVFLMMWFRWTFPRLRVDQLLTLEWKYLLPINLVNIVIMALIVWLNLTIKF, encoded by the coding sequence TTGAATATAATAAAAAATATTCACGACTGGCTTTTTAGCATCATGCCGGAGGGTGTTGCAAATATTGTTGAAATGGTGTTAATAGGGGTCGCATATCTTACCTTTTTTGCCATAGCTGGATTGTTTTTGGTTTTAATGGAACGTCGAGTAGCCGCTTGGTTTCAATTACGAATTGGACCTAATAGAGTTGGCTATCAAGGGCTATTACAAACAATGGCTGATGCCTTAAAACTGGTGTCTAAAGAACTAACGGGGACTGTAAAAGCCGATAAGTTCTTATATAATTTAGCACCTTACTTTGTGATTATTTCAGCATTAATGGCATTGGCAGTGATGCCATTTACTCAAGAGATACAGGCTTTTGATATTAATATTGGCATCTTTTTTTTAATTGCAATTTCTTCTATTGGAGTTATTGGGATTTTGTTAGGAGGGTGGGCAAGTAATAATAAATTTGCTTTGATTGGGGCTATGCGAAGTGGTGTTCAAACTATTAGTTATGAGCTTTCAATAGGACTGTCACTTTTAACTATGATTTTAATGACGGGGTCTTTACAGCTTTCAGAGATTGTTACTGTTCAAAAAAGCGGATGGCTTATAATACAAGGTCATATTCCAGCCGTCATTGCATTTATGATTTATATGATTGCAGGAACAGCAGAAACTAATAGAGCCCCTTTTGATATGGTTGAAGCTGAGTCGGAGCTAGGAGCAGGATTTCATACAGAATATTCCGGGATGAAGTTTGCTTATTTCTTTTTAGCTGAATTTATTAACATGTTTATAATAGCAGCTATTGCCACTACTATATTTTTTGGTGCCTGGTTATCACCATTTGGAATTACAGAATCTATACCTTGGTTAGGCGTGTTTTGGTTTATGGGAAAGACATTGATTCTTGTGTTTTTAATGATGTGGTTTAGATGGACGTTTCCACGATTAAGAGTAGATCAATTGTTAACATTAGAATGGAAATATTTACTACCAATTAATCTAGTAAATATTGTGATTATGGCACTAATTGTTTGGCTTAACTTAACCATAAAGTTTTAA
- a CDS encoding 4Fe-4S dicluster domain-containing protein translates to MAIIITDECINCDACIVECPNNAIYEPDQEWAYSDETALSGNVTLLNGEDADADEMNDPISDEFYYIVPEKCTECKGFHEEPQCASVCPVDCCVPDEDHVESEETLLEKKAWLHAE, encoded by the coding sequence ATGGCTATTATTATAACAGATGAATGTATTAATTGTGATGCTTGCATTGTGGAATGTCCAAATAATGCGATTTATGAGCCCGACCAAGAATGGGCATATTCAGACGAAACTGCTTTAAGTGGTAACGTAACACTTCTAAATGGAGAAGATGCTGATGCTGATGAAATGAACGATCCAATATCTGATGAATTTTATTACATTGTACCAGAGAAGTGTACAGAATGCAAAGGTTTTCATGAGGAACCTCAGTGTGCTTCTGTATGTCCCGTGGATTGTTGTGTACCTGATGAAGACCATGTTGAATCTGAAGAGACTTTACTTGAGAAAAAAGCTTGGTTACATGCTGAATAG
- a CDS encoding NADH-quinone oxidoreductase subunit A, with the protein MGSEAIIVFFIAGVVMVAGANFLSNLISHKSDNPQKREPYESGMVTKGSTWVQFKVGYYLFAILFLIFDVEVAFLVPWAVVFGDIGGVAFFEIIIFLVILGLGLLYAWKKGALKWE; encoded by the coding sequence ATGGGATCGGAAGCTATCATCGTATTTTTTATTGCAGGAGTAGTCATGGTTGCTGGTGCAAATTTTTTATCTAATTTAATTTCACATAAATCAGATAACCCCCAAAAGCGAGAGCCATACGAAAGCGGCATGGTAACTAAAGGATCTACTTGGGTTCAGTTTAAAGTAGGCTATTATTTATTTGCTATTTTGTTTTTAATTTTTGATGTAGAAGTGGCATTTTTAGTTCCTTGGGCGGTTGTTTTTGGAGATATAGGAGGTGTCGCTTTTTTTGAGATAATTATTTTTCTAGTTATTTTAGGATTAGGGCTATTGTACGCTTGGAAGAAAGGAGCATTAAAATGGGAGTAG